The Lycium barbarum isolate Lr01 chromosome 4, ASM1917538v2, whole genome shotgun sequence nucleotide sequence cccacaactcctacggaggttcgtagctttctgggcttagcaggctattacaggagatttgtagaaggtttttcttctatttctacaccactcacaaagctgacccagaaatcagcgaagtttcaatggacagatgcttgtgaacgtagtttccaagagctaaaggatagattgacttctgccccagtcctgacacttccagagggattggaaggttatgttgtttattacgatgcttcaggcattgggctaggctgtgtgttgatgcaacatggtaaggtgattgcgtatgcttcaaggcaattatgaaaatatgagaaatattatccaacccatgaccttgaattggctgcagtggttcatgcactaaagatatagagacattatttatatggtgtccatgtggatatttatatagatcataagagccttcagtatatcttcaagtagaaagagttgaatttgcggcaacgacgatggttggaattgctaaaagattatgatgttgatatcctataccaccctggaaaggcaaatgttgtggctgatgctcttagtcgtagatccatgggaagtttgtgtgatgtacgaccagagaaaagagaaatggctcatgagctccagtagttagctagcctaggagttcgagtattggactcaggtagcaggggaactaccattcagaattcagcagtctcgtcactagtagtggaagtgaaggagcgataatacaaagatcccatgctaatgtattacagagatacactccctcagaaggagaagtcatcattttatcttgcaggagacggagttctccgatgccgaggcagattatgtgttcctgatgtggcaggtttacgccaccaaatattgagagaagcccattgctcccgttattctgtccaccccggagctacgaaaatgtaccatgatcttaaatctatatattggtggaatgggatgaagaaagatgtagcggaattcgtagctcaatgtcccaactgtcaacaagtgaaatcGAGTACCAAAAGCcgagcggattgttgcaagctatagaaattccaacttggaagtgggaagtaattaacatggacttcattacaggcttgctcCATTCTctacgtaaatatgattctatatgggtgattgtggatagactcacgaagtcagctcatttcttaccagtaagaactacatatgtggcagaagattatgcaaagctttatgtgaaagagatagtgcaactccatggtgttccagtatctattatctatGATAGagaaactcagtttacagctaatttttggaagtcctaccaagagggtttggggactcaagtgagccttagcacgacatttcactcgcagactgatggacaagctgaacgtaccattcagactcttgaggatatgttacgggcatgtatgatagattttggaggtaattgggatgatcacttaccactcattgaatttgcttataacaatagttaacattctagcatccaaatgacaccgtatgaggctttatatgggcgaaagtgtagatccccaattgggtggttcgaggtaggagagaccaaattgatagggccagacttggtccagcaggccatagaaaaagttaagctcatacaaaatcggttattagcagcccaaagtcgttaaaagtcctatgcggataatcatcaactcgaagggacttagagttccaagtgaaagattgggcattcttaaaagtgtcaccaatgaaatgtgaaatgagatttggcaaaaaggggaagcttagtccccggtacattaagccttatgagattgtgcgcagggtaggcaaagtggcttacgaattagatctacctcctgatttggagtcagttcacccagttttccatgtctcgatgcttcgtaaatgtgttggagatcctactaggatcatgccagtaaatgatgttcaagtgacagaaaagttgacttatgaagaggtacccattgccatattagataggcaagtacggagacttagaaacaaagaagtggccttagttaaggttttatggagaaacaataaccaagAAAAAATGACACGGGAAGcgaaagaaaatatgaaatccaagtacccgcacttatttcagcccccggaagggatccaagatgagacatcaagatcttaaggtatgtatgttttcctttttatgcatttgggtcgtgtatggccaaactctattgctattatgttgtggcctgtgaggcattgttattatgggatgttgtgataggatggtagtgccctattacaagggaaactctggcaaactttttatagaacccccgcgatcttaacattcgaggacgaatgttcttaaggggggaagaatgttacacttcggaaaattccccgttgatacacagtgaatagactaatgaagggcacgaagtatacggtattgcaataagtgacaaatgacatttgatgaccctaattgagatttgcaaagatattcggagtaagaggagaaagtttgccaagagagggcaaggcatacgatgtgtatcggaaagcatttacgagtaacaagctaatgatgatttaatagtgtcttggagaagaattataacgtcccttagatcgttaatgaggtgttaaacaagtatcaagaaggttccataaggattggagatcaaacgaagtgacgagaacgagatcaaacgaagtgacgagaacaagatcagagaaaagatgggttacacggcagattatacggtccgtataatggtccacagAATCGTCATAGTGAAGATCCCTcattgatgggattatacggtcacttatacggaccgtataacattatatggaccgtataatatgtcgtataatggtcacagaagcgagatgttgaggcggtgatttcacagtcacttatacggaccgtataagtgtccatatattttcccgacggatcagatttttaagttattaaaaaggggaccaagttcattatttcatttcattttcacccaacacttcaagaactctctggaaccctctccactcttcatccataagaactcaagagaaatttatgatcaacttcatcaaactaagaaaaccaagtgtaagaaactcattagagatcatccaagtcaagatatttcattggaggtgaacaagggttttggctcaagtgaagtatttccacccaaggcttattcctacaccatctaaggtaagttttatggtctttccatattatttaaggtattgagacattgaaagacttggattgtagaagaatatagaaaatgggtcttgaatgtgagaatagtgatgtttgtgagtagtagcttgggttgagtaatgattcttgatatgttatgattataatcatgttataaatgatattaagaatatgggataaacattgtatatgagtgaatgtaatagtgtgctatgaccatggatatggatgactcgaagttaattgaggaatatggataatgtaggtgaataaagaccattgttatgatgttgtgaatgttattattgatgtttgggagttgatatatgatatggaggaagtcgtataaataaaggagatgctgtccaattttctctagctttagtcatgtatgctaagctatcgattttctaatgatagtataactctattgaaggtagaaacgtgagcattgaaggagaacgtgcaagtgatagaatagttgaacggaaaggtatgtaaggctaacccttctttcataaggcatggttctttggccaaatatctaatcttctatgagcctatgatgtcctccaaatgatactatcttcaaaagctactaagctcatgattctcaatatgttacgattgtactaaattcctcatatgacgagtaatcctctaaggatagatgtaatgaacggagatagtaatgatgctaaagatgtttatgagcttttatgtatatgtgtctatgtatgactattatgaaactcCAAGCTTATacggtcgggtagaatatatatatgtattgcgcgcgcaccactgcagttgggtacggataacccatagccttggtagggctaggtatgtatacttaccgagccttgccatggccgggtatgcgaaacaccgagccttcatggtcgggtatgctatgtacatgatatggatatgtatacgatataaatatgagtataaatacgaatatgccatgaatacgaaaatggatacgaaatgtaaatgagtacggatacggatacggatgtatgtacacaatcatgcattagaaatggaaagtccctatgaaaagcaagtaagtgtttgtgacaatgatactactatctcccatcgtatgctatttcttatgttgtctattatgctttcataatgatgttgatcatgctttacatactcagtacattcttcgtactaacgtccttttgtttgtggatgctgcgtcatgtcCGCTGGTGaccagggagacaaacttgatccatagctttattacttagggactacatagtggagctccatttcattcggagttacaacttttggtatttattcttttgtgtacatatttatgggcatagcggggtcctgtcccgcctatatgatatgacatactctccttagaggctcgtagacatgtgtatatggttagatgtatttggacttttcggcctatgttttgggtatcattttgttagcctcgtcggcttatgtacattgttgtgggtatagttgttgatgatgatataaatatattgttgcccaatagaaatagtatgaatgaggaaTAGAAGTATGATTTagatatatggctcacctagatctaaatgtgaaagtatgataagaggtgcccggttgggttagcaccgggtgcccgtcgcagccctccggttgggtcgtgacaatttttaAACCCAAATACGTAAGTAAATGTCTAGATAATTAAGATAGATGACAACATAGCATTTTAAAACATACTAAGAAGGGAGTATGTTATGAACTTGGATGGGAAAACGTCAAATTACCTTTGGGACCCCAGTTAAAAGGAGCATGTGCATTATGTGTGAGGATGGCCATATACAAAAGGAGAACTATTCCATTAGGGTTATGCTATGAAGTTGTCACTTATTTTCTTAGTTGTTAGATCTGGAACCTCCCTCCCTTCTACCTTTTATTTCTTCTTCCCTTGGAAGATTTGGTTACTAATTGGAAGTATTTATAATAGTTTGAACATGAACTTTTATATTAATGCATGTGATTACAATTCTCCCTATCAATATAATTCCCCTTTGTTACATTGATGCTTTCATTGAGAGTACTCCACACCGCTCTACCCGTCTATCAGAACCAATGATCAATTGGACGCACTCTTTGAATCAGGGAAGACACTGCAAGAATCAGTAAACGAGATGGAAGCGACCAATTCTCGTATGCTGTCTTCTATTAGCCATATATGGTCACTGCTGCAGGAGGAGATACAAGTGGACTCCACCGCTTTGGATGCTTCACAAACAGATGAGGTCATAGTCATGGGCGGTGCAGTGAAGGTCCTTTACGATGCAATTGATTCTACAACATTCGATGCTGCTCCAAATATTTCAGATGCTACAACCATTATCTCTACTTTGGTATCTGATTTAGCTGATGGAATATTAGATGAGTATGAGGTGTTTGATGAATGTCCTCAACTGGTAGACTCTGTCATTCTAGGTGAACTTCACTCCGTCGAATATACGGAACAAGATAGTAGTAAGCACGTTGGTTCGATAGGTTCAACTATTGTATTTCAAGTGGGTTTTCAGAAGAAATTAGTTTGTGATGGTAATGTGGAAGGCAAAGCTGCTTCCAAGTTGATTAGCTAAAGGTTAAGTTCAAAGACACGGTTGCTTCCCGATTTTATCAACTACAGGTAAAGTTATCTTCCTTGGATTTTACTAAGACTTTTAGGGTTATTGAGCCTGTCAACCCTCCTTCGTTCCAGATTAACATGTAGCGGATTCACGTCCATAACTGGTTAGACGCCGGGCAGAGATTACAGAATGACTTTGCCCATGTATTTACCTCTCTCGGTCCCTCATTAAGGCCTGTTCGTCTTAACGCTTTCGACGCAAGTCAAGATATTTGGGTTTCTGTTGTATTTGAGCTCTCACAACTTGGTCCGGAGCATTCATTTTTTGATGTTTCAACGCTAACATTAAATGCACTTACACTGTTCGAGAAAATTTCTCAAAGAGCACTTACAGATTTATATGGCAGTAATGGAGCTCAAATAGGAAGCAATTATAATTTTTGCACTTATAGGGTAACTAGCATATCCGTGGTAAAGGAAGATGACCAAGGTGTTTCACATAAACTTCATTTTGTTCCCTACATGCATACAAAAACTATTGTAAGTTGGTGGCATAACCGATTCAATTATTCACCTGTAATGATCGAGATTTGGGATCCTGGGAAGCTATATGTTCGGGTTGCTACACAGGAAGTGCCAGTGGTTTTATGTATGCACAGTTACTTTGCTGGCAGAGTAGCTAAAGTTCACGTTTTACACCATATAGATGGGAATTCCAAACTTGTGGACCGGGTGTTTGCTTCAAATACTGAATGACATATAGCAACACAACTTGGTTACTTTGCAACTATGGTTCCTTTCGCTAGCATTTCCATAGGTGGGTTATTTACTTTTGGTCGAATATGCGATGTGCATATTGGTATCAATTTGGAAAATGACTACATAATTGATACTTGTTCTTGCTGTCATACGAGGACTTGTGCATATATTTTCGATGAGTCTGAATCACCACTAAGGCCTATCCCATTTTGTAGTTATGTAGGCAGTTGGTTTGAAACGGGGCAAGATTTTAAGGCTGATAAAGGTTGAGTTGATGGAGTTATTGCAAAATTACGAGAGCTGGTTGGTGGTGAACTTGTCATTGAGGAATTTGGTGCGTTAAAACACACAAACAGAAGGTGCTCGGCGTCAATTATTTGCTTTTGTTGTAGCAGAGCTCACTGGATTTGCAAAGTGGATTCTTTAATAAGCAGAGGCATTATAGGAAGCTTGGGCCTTTTGGTTGTATCCCTTGACCCTTTCTTGCCTTTTGGTTATATTAGTGAGCGTTTCTTGGCTGAATGTCCTAACTAGATAATAGAGGCACTTGCTACAGATCAACTTGCACTAATGGATATGAAGATGGAATATGAACATGGAATATGAACATCCCATGAATATGTTGTTGATTATGTTACTGCCGTCCCATCTTGTACCTGCATTTCCTTATGTTGCATCATTTTTGTCTATGTGGCCTCATTGCTATAAAACTGTATATTCATTCATTGAGCACTCAGTGAGTTTCATGTCATATAGTGGCGAACTTATTTTCCATGATATAGTGAAGACGTTATTGGCTCGGTCTATGACTGGGGTGGCTGATTTTGAGTTTCCAGTAAGGGAATCATTATGCAGAGAGCTCACTAGTGAATTGGAACCATTGTTAGCAAGATCACTAGTATTTGTGGTTGCCTATGTTGCGACGGAAGTACTTGGCTTGCTAGCTGCCAAAAAGAACATCAATGCTTCTGCAAGGACTCACAAGACTAATCTTACATGATGTATGCAACAAACAAAACAGTTGATCTTAGAACATCTTAATTGCTTTGTATCTTGCAACACAACGATTGTTCTGCATATTTGGTGGCAAAGATGTGAAAAGCACAATTTGACACAGTCCAAATCTGGACAGTCACAATGGAGTGTCGTGGTAAAGGATTTCATTAGTCTTCTCGAAAAATATCAACTCCTGTCACAGCAAGCTGAGAACTTGCTATGCTGCTCCAGGGTGTTGGAAAGTTTGGCCTCCCACGTGATGTTAAGGATTACAGGTTATCTATCTATAGATGATGCTACACAACGTCATTCAACTGATGACTTTCATGCACAATTTCAAGATCTTCGAATAATAAATGACACTAGTCTACCTAGAGCTTTCCTAGTGTTGCAGGAAGCCAAGGAAAATGGTAACTTAATTGCTTTTGGCATTTCATCGGGAATTGCTATTTTGGCATTTCATCGGGAATTGCTACTGAAGAGTTGAAAGAAAAGGGCATGGACTTAATAAGCTATCTGATGAGGTTCTCTTATGTATTCAGTACATTGCTAATCATGTTATTGGTTGCTGCTAGCCTACTGCACAATGCCTTTATGCTAGGAACATGGGAAGAGAAAGTTAGTGATAGTATTGTTGCTATAATTTGCTTCATTGGTGTTGAAAATGTCAATCAGATATTCCTACATTTGCTCTACTACTTGAACCTTGAGGACAAGGTTCTTTTTGAGGGCGGAAGAATTATTATGAACTTAAATGGAAAAATGTCAAATTACCTTTGAAACCCTGATTAAAAGGAGCATATGCACTATGTGAAGATGACTATATATAGAAGAGAAACTATTCCACTAGGGTTATGCTAGGAAGTTGTCACTCATTTTCTTATTTGTAAGATTTGGTTAGTTATTTAGATCTAAAACTTCCCTCCCTTTTACCTTTTATTTCTTCTTCCTTTGTAAGATTTGGTTAGTTATTTAGATCTAAAACCTCCCTCCCTTTTACCTTTTATTTCTTCTTCCTTTGTAAGATTTGGTTACTAATTGGAAGTACTTGTAATAGTTTGAACATGAACTTTTATATTAATGCATGTGATTACAATTCTCCCTATCAATATAATTCCCCTTCGTTACAGAGTATAACATTATTCTTTTGGGTAGTTTGTGCTCAAATTATTGATGTTGTACTTAGAGTTTGGGTTGTTTCATGGACTATTTTGAACTAGCTTTTGTTACAGGTGATACTCAAACATAACTCATTTCACCCACcagaattaaaattaaataaaaaggggaaaaaaacCATAGTTATTTAAAGAAAAAGTAAGGGCCATTTGATCAGACAGATATAATAGAAGCATTGCACTGCATTAAACTCCAAAACAAACAATATCATGCCCAATATATAGTTCTTTCACATGGCATTGATAATACTTTACCAAGGCATGGAGAGCACATCAACAAAACGAGATGTAAGAAATAGTAATCCTACATCTCTACCATCTTTATTAACACTAATCATACCACCAAAcatgaaaacaaaaaaaactttCATTTCCTTGTCCACAAAACAGAGCATAACTAGATCCCTTCAAGCAATTTTAACCTCAATGGTTTTGGGTTTCTTTGGCTCAGGAGGAGGCAACTTCTGAACAGTGACAGTCAAAACCCCATCTTGACAAACAGCGGAAATTGCATCAGTATTCGCATTCTCCGGCAGTGTAAACTTCCTCATGAGTTTCCCAACCCTTCTCTCCATTCTGATATACTTAGccccttctttctcttcttctctctTCCTTTCTCCACTTATCATCAGCAAATTGTCCTCTTCCACCTGCACCTTGATATCCCCAGATTTCAAACCTGGCATATCAACAATAAAGACGTAAGAATTTGGGTATTCTTTCACGTCAGCTGGTGTGGCAGCCATGGCCTTGGCATCACGTACGTAGTTCCTTGATGGGGCATTGACTGGCTTGTCAGATTCGTCACCGGCAATGTCCATCATATGCTGGAGAGTGTGGAACAGTGGTGTGTTGTCGATACCCATCAACCTAAAGtccattttccctttttttgaTTGACTTGGTTGCGATTTTGAGATATTTTTGGATGTGTGATTTTGTGTGTGTGAGTTTTAGCTTTGTATTACAGAAATGTTGATGAAGATGGGGGTGATTATATAGTGGAAATACGGAAGCTTCTGGATgaaaatagaagaagaaagtgGCAAGTTTCTAGGAGGTTCTGTTTAGACGTTGTCTATGTTCTACACTCCTCTAGAATTTGGTGGAAAAAGGTCTCGTTCAAAAATCAAAATGtaagcaggggcggagccacccTATAATAAGGGTGGTCAGATGAACACCCTTCGCCGAAAAATTATATCAGATGTAGAGGTTATGTATTTTAtgaatatatactatatattgaACACCCTTTGCACAACCAAACGGCGCAGCTCAGTGGCAAAGAATGTTCAAGTTCGGTCTCATCTCGCGGGTTCGATCCACCACTAAAGCATTTTCGTTCACATTTTGAATTTAAAACAGATGGAGGCCCTATTGGATTTCATCAAATAGGATCCAAGTAGGCAAATATATATGGCCAATACCTTCTTTACTTCATTTTCTGTTAAGTATTTTCTAAATTATTAAAGTATAATAACAAAGGTAAGTTTATATTTGTAATTTAGTTTAATGCAGGCTATAATTATAATAAAGATGGTTATTTTCGTGATTTCATTAATATATTAATTACTATTTAGTTTTATGTATATACCTGAAAATATCTCAACTAAATTTATAACAAAATATTTCTAAATTTATTAATGTTTTTTCCCTCATGCGAAGGGCTAAtagttttataaattttatttaaaataagtcTGTTTTCATTTCCGTTTTAATTACTTCAAAAAGTTTGTTTAAAATCTCACCGTCTCCACCTGTTAAACGGTATCGAAGATGGTTCTTGTGTCGTTCCTCTCTGTTTCTTTGTTTATTCTCTTTTGTTATCTTccaacttttttattttacttgtgtctggtcattttctttattggACTTTCTTGAGTGATTTTCTTTGCTCAACCAAAAATTTCATCGAAAAACCAAAATTCATTTGAAGTTAGTGATGGATTATGCTTTGAAGACAAACTACAATGCAAAACCACAAAGCTAATTATGATGTAGTTCGATTTAAATTTTTTCGGTGCACCACTcattcaaaaaatatttacttcatagttttgaACACTCTTATCCAGATTCCTGGCTCCGTCACTGAATGTAAGGTATCATCCCCTGCTTTTTAGATATTTCACATATGACATATTTGTCGAAACTTTTTAAAATTTGATCTTGGACCTTAGACAATAAATAAGAGTCCGGAATCTAAATAACCCAATAAAAGACCAATTGAACTAAAATATCAAAAAAAATGTGATATCAAAGTACTTTTAATGCACTTTTTTTATGCGTTATATAAAAATGAGTTAACGTCCCTCATTAGCATCCGTTATCcgagcatttaaaaaaaaaaattacataacgCAGCAAAATAGTGCGCTATGCTGAGCACCCAAAATTTTCTAATCTTAAACAATGGTTAGGTTGAGCTTGTGTTGCCTTTTTGTTGTCAAAATATTCTTGTGTTATGATAATAATAATTAGGCAAGCTCGTGTATTCCTATTCAAACTATTCCGTATCACTTTTTTAGTTGACTTTTAATATCTTATAGAATTTTAGTGAACTTTAATATTTTGAATATTAGTTAAAGTTTTAATTATTATAGTTTTATCCAACATTGAAATactttttcaaataaatttttggTTTTCAAAGGGCATAAAAGTCGATCAACATTTTGTGGATATTTTTGCCGTTCAACCTTTAGCGTTTCAATATTCATGTTAATTAGTTTCAGAAATTCACTTAAATTGATACGGAGGGGATATTATTTTTATTAGGCATAAGCTAAATCTTATATTTAATTGTCTTAAAAAATAATTAGAATTATTTTCTAtaaaagaaagtaagacacttaaattgatacGGAAGGAACATTGTTTTTCCTAAGCATAAGCTAAGTGCTATATTTTTTGTTGTAATAGAAAAtgattataattattttctaaatCTTTTGTCTTCGGTTGTTTTAAAAAAtgattaattataaaaattaaagaaaagcGATACACTTAAATTGATATGAAAGGAATATCATTTTTTCTAAACATAAGCTaagtattatattttttttttacttaaaaaatgattataattattttctaataTATTTTTGGATgccttaaaaaataattaatcatTTTCTATAAAAGAAAGCAAGATAGTTAAATTGATACAAATGAAATATTATTTTTCGTAAGCAGAAGCTAAGTCTCGAAAATAAATATAATCATTTTCTATGCCAACAAAACAATATAACACTTAGCTTATGCTTAGAaaaaataaatatccccttcgtatcaatttaagtgtcttacttttttaTAAACAAATAACATagttataatttatttttaagaTAACCAAACATATAAGTTTTAGCTTATGCTTAAAAAAAGAATATCATCTCCGtatcaatttaagtgttttacaTTTCTTCTTGGAAAATAATTATAGTCATTTTCTAAGACAACAAAAGATATAAGACTGCCTATGCTTATGAAAATAATATTCCCTTTgtatcaatttaagtgtcttacttttcttttaagGAAAATAATTTAATCATTTTTTACGGCAACCGAACATATAAGATTTCAAAAATTATAAGCATTTTCTATGACAACAAAAAATATAACACTTAGCTTGTGCTTACGAAAAACAATGTTCCTTCCGTATCAATTTaagtttctttctttcttttacagAAAATaattcttattattttttaagaCAATTAAAATATAAGATTTAGCTTATGCTTAATAAAAATAATATCCCCTCCGTATCAATTAAgtgtcttacattttttttagaaaataattataaaaatttcTGAAACTAATTTACATGAATATTGAAACGCTAAATGTTGAACGAAAAAAATATCTTCAAAATGTTGATAGACTTTTATGCCGTTTGAAAAccaaaaatttatttgaaaaagtATTTCAATGTAGGATAAACTTTAATAATTAAAACTTTAACTAATATTCAAAATATTAAAGTTAACTAAAATTCTATAGGATATTAAAAGTCAATTAAAAAAGTGATACGAAGTAATTTGAATAGGAATACACAAGTTTGCCTAATTATTATTATCACAAAACACGAACATTTTGACAAAAAGGCAACATAAGCTGACCTAACCATTGTTTAAGGTTAGCAAAATTCGAGTGCTCAGCATAGCGCATTATTTTGCTGCGTTATGCAAgtgtttttaaaatttttttttttaaatgctcgGATAACAGATGTTAATGAGGGACGCTAACTCAGTTTTATATAACGCATAAAAAAAGTGCGTTAAAGGTATTTTGATATCACATTTTTTTCTTGGAGTATTTGGTTCAATGGGTCTTTTattgggtcatttaggttccgTGGAAAAATTTGGTGGAAAAAAGTCTCGTTCAAAAATCAAAATGTAAGGTATCATACCCTGCTTCTTAGATATTTCACATATGACATATTTGTCGAAACTTTTTAAAATTTGACCTTGGACCTTAGACAATAAATAACGACATCAATTACTTCCAtaatttttggtt carries:
- the LOC132635956 gene encoding 17.3 kDa class II heat shock protein; the protein is MDFRLMGIDNTPLFHTLQHMMDIAGDESDKPVNAPSRNYVRDAKAMAATPADVKEYPNSYVFIVDMPGLKSGDIKVQVEEDNLLMISGERKREEEKEGAKYIRMERRVGKLMRKFTLPENANTDAISAVCQDGVLTVTVQKLPPPEPKKPKTIEVKIA